In Candidatus Gastranaerophilales bacterium, a single window of DNA contains:
- a CDS encoding secretin and TonB N-terminal domain-containing protein: MLDNKNKKILKCFSVAAMLSMVFSYMAIAAPQAKMQATAYHPQARGAYSNPNNIKLEGDVSLSHGNQIISVSLRDSDVKQALRMFADKAGLNIIFHSSVDGKITLDLVNVTLNNAFKMIMQMSDLSYVIKNDTIMVMSATASKTSNVSKDTMTTIPVKYVDASALASFLNKNVFSINKPGLSNSEIVVTNPLRNELLIFGTDNDYRMAKKIVDKLDVKPTATTYKVNHTTPKEMANLICTTLLAKGGSAGSAATGSSSSASSSQSGSPQGGKPTGGASSSSSSSSSSSSSSSSSSSEVKDLEMGGGVVACRIENSANAGALSSFNNNSMSVIYNTGLGSVSIFGGSPEQIKLISDYIAANDRKQPQAMIEISIVELTEEGAKDFQNSWELSFGNFSAAFSPDNGFSTGVIPWHGPYSTGTDYLTQRISYLITNNKGRQLANPKVIVTSGQKSVIDLTSDYIEKIEAQVMTSSSGTVAGGIEKTYTIGDDLGMKVTLVAFISPDGYVSMNVKPDYSTVYKEVNDTLKTSSGDYKYLAATLLSRRNLELNNIRIKDGETLVLGGLTKEEEKKEVTKVPILGDIPVLGVFFRNSYKSNSKSELVILITPRIIKDTEDVAQL; encoded by the coding sequence ATGTTAGATAACAAAAATAAAAAAATATTAAAATGCTTTTCGGTAGCAGCAATGCTATCTATGGTATTCTCATATATGGCGATTGCGGCTCCTCAGGCTAAAATGCAGGCTACTGCCTATCATCCGCAAGCCAGAGGTGCTTATTCTAATCCGAATAATATTAAGCTTGAAGGTGATGTCTCTTTGAGTCATGGCAATCAGATAATTAGTGTTAGTTTACGTGATTCAGATGTCAAACAAGCTCTTAGAATGTTTGCGGATAAAGCAGGTTTGAATATTATTTTCCACAGTTCAGTAGATGGAAAAATTACTTTAGACTTGGTTAATGTTACTTTGAATAACGCTTTCAAAATGATTATGCAAATGAGCGATTTGTCTTATGTAATCAAAAATGACACTATTATGGTTATGTCAGCTACCGCTAGTAAAACAAGTAATGTATCAAAAGATACAATGACTACGATTCCGGTTAAATATGTTGATGCTTCTGCACTTGCTTCGTTTTTGAATAAAAATGTATTTTCTATAAATAAACCTGGGCTTTCTAATTCAGAAATCGTTGTTACAAATCCGTTGAGAAATGAATTATTAATTTTTGGTACAGATAATGATTATAGAATGGCCAAGAAAATAGTCGATAAGTTGGATGTTAAGCCTACAGCAACTACATACAAAGTAAATCATACAACACCAAAAGAAATGGCTAATTTGATTTGTACAACATTGTTGGCAAAAGGTGGTTCTGCGGGTTCAGCTGCAACAGGTTCTTCATCTTCTGCGTCTTCATCTCAATCAGGATCTCCGCAGGGAGGTAAACCAACAGGTGGTGCTAGTTCATCAAGCTCTTCAAGTTCATCATCTTCTTCATCTTCATCATCATCTTCTTCTGAAGTTAAAGACCTTGAAATGGGAGGTGGCGTTGTCGCTTGCAGAATAGAAAATAGTGCTAATGCAGGTGCTCTTTCATCATTCAATAACAATTCTATGTCTGTTATATATAATACAGGTTTGGGCTCTGTTTCAATTTTCGGCGGCTCTCCTGAACAAATAAAATTAATTAGTGATTATATCGCTGCAAATGATAGAAAACAACCTCAAGCAATGATTGAAATCTCTATTGTCGAATTAACTGAAGAAGGTGCAAAAGACTTCCAAAACTCTTGGGAACTATCTTTTGGTAATTTCTCGGCTGCATTTTCTCCTGATAATGGTTTTTCAACAGGAGTTATCCCTTGGCATGGACCTTATTCTACAGGTACAGATTATTTGACACAAAGAATTTCTTATTTGATAACAAATAATAAAGGTCGTCAACTTGCAAATCCAAAGGTAATTGTAACAAGCGGTCAAAAATCTGTTATCGATTTAACATCTGATTATATAGAAAAAATTGAAGCTCAAGTAATGACATCTTCAAGTGGTACAGTTGCCGGTGGTATAGAAAAGACTTACACAATTGGTGACGATTTGGGTATGAAAGTTACATTGGTTGCTTTTATCAGCCCCGATGGCTATGTTTCAATGAATGTAAAACCTGATTATTCTACTGTTTATAAAGAAGTTAATGATACTTTAAAAACAAGTAGCGGTGATTATAAATATCTTGCGGCTACTTTGTTAAGCAGAAGAAACTTAGAATTAAATAACATAAGAATCAAAGATGGTGAAACATTGGTTCTTGGTGGTTTAACAAAAGAAGAAGAGAAAAAAGAGGTAACAAAAGTACCTATTTTGGGTGATATCCCTGTTTTGGGAGTATTCTTTAGAAACTCTTATAAATCAAATTCTAAATCAGAGCTTGTAATCTTAATTACACCACGTATTATCAAAGATACTGAGGATGTTGCTCAGTTATAA
- a CDS encoding U32 family peptidase, producing MKEIFVISPIKKPSDIDTFTQNSSCREFYVYHHKFLNNNFDYVKEFIDKAHATNSKIYVNFKHNITEDEIVEIKKFITYLKSTKIDGIFINSFAILEAVKTHNLPYEVIIDSYFDIHNLAGIDFINNFHKANRLIITEEIYLKNIAKIKQYTNLSLSIDSDNLPWCAEDIKKLKAIDSIVIKGKFATSEEILDGINLVEKILEKPKVFKNQKLPFKHIRKSFYQTNHFSGEVISAQGKDFKFSRYIKTFEWDAKRTRLKGHVEYKSLNLPKINLRLSSLLQMKEVKKFIDRLGFNPIYSIEFGEILNTSDLAKSSFSEVMTKVKKFCKAQDIKLQVSTPRILIERDFDRVYEYVKNICLEEPHPSTIIANNIGYLWAFINDSELHRFPIEIGQGINLLNSMSINCLNNLHPINTIDFTTFKDFQNIKSCIKKIKHIIPNKKLTISGNIRVPSLGLCPLNNDSAIVSRLSCKAPCHKGNYALKDPSLKKLYPFVVDGFCRMHMFKDEILQIYDYIRPLEQIGINEFVIDCSSLNAKFVSILLTNMLNSLTNPKNNNLKLPTECSSDTFPQNI from the coding sequence TTGAAAGAAATATTTGTAATATCACCTATAAAAAAACCTTCCGACATTGATACCTTTACTCAAAATTCATCATGCCGAGAGTTTTATGTTTATCATCACAAATTTCTTAACAACAATTTTGACTATGTTAAAGAGTTTATAGACAAGGCACACGCCACAAATTCAAAGATATATGTCAATTTCAAGCACAATATAACAGAAGATGAAATTGTCGAAATAAAAAAATTCATTACATATTTAAAATCGACTAAAATTGATGGAATTTTTATAAACAGCTTTGCAATACTTGAAGCTGTGAAAACGCACAACTTACCTTACGAAGTGATTATCGACTCGTATTTTGATATACACAATCTGGCTGGAATCGACTTTATAAACAATTTTCATAAGGCAAACAGGCTTATTATTACGGAAGAAATTTACCTCAAAAATATTGCAAAAATAAAGCAATACACCAATCTTTCACTCTCAATTGACAGCGACAACTTACCTTGGTGTGCAGAAGATATAAAAAAACTAAAAGCTATTGACTCCATTGTTATCAAAGGGAAATTTGCAACCTCTGAAGAAATATTAGACGGTATAAATCTTGTTGAAAAAATTCTTGAAAAACCAAAAGTTTTCAAAAATCAGAAATTGCCTTTTAAACATATAAGAAAAAGCTTTTACCAAACGAACCACTTTTCAGGAGAAGTTATAAGTGCTCAAGGAAAAGATTTCAAATTCAGCAGATACATCAAGACATTCGAATGGGATGCAAAAAGAACTCGTCTAAAAGGTCATGTCGAATACAAATCATTGAATTTACCAAAAATAAATCTAAGACTATCTTCTCTCTTACAAATGAAAGAAGTCAAAAAATTCATAGACAGATTGGGCTTCAACCCAATATACTCAATTGAATTCGGTGAAATATTAAACACCTCAGACCTTGCAAAAAGCAGTTTCAGCGAGGTCATGACAAAAGTTAAAAAATTCTGCAAAGCCCAAGACATAAAGCTTCAAGTAAGCACCCCTCGTATTTTAATAGAACGAGATTTTGACAGAGTGTATGAATACGTCAAAAATATTTGCCTTGAAGAACCGCACCCTTCAACAATAATCGCTAACAATATCGGTTACTTGTGGGCTTTTATCAACGACAGTGAACTTCACCGTTTCCCTATAGAAATCGGGCAAGGAATCAACCTCTTAAATAGCATGTCCATTAACTGTTTGAACAATTTGCACCCTATAAACACTATCGATTTTACAACTTTTAAAGATTTTCAAAACATAAAATCATGTATAAAAAAGATAAAACATATTATACCGAACAAAAAACTTACAATCAGTGGAAACATAAGAGTTCCATCGCTCGGATTATGTCCTTTAAATAACGATTCTGCAATAGTATCAAGACTTTCCTGCAAAGCACCTTGCCACAAAGGTAATTATGCACTAAAAGACCCCTCTTTAAAAAAACTTTACCCCTTTGTTGTTGATGGTTTTTGTAGAATGCACATGTTCAAAGACGAAATTTTACAAATATACGATTACATTCGCCCTCTTGAACAAATAGGCATAAACGAATTTGTAATTGATTGTAGCAGCCTAAATGCAAAATTTGTATCAATATTACTTACAAACATGTTGAACTCTTTAACCAATCCAAAAAATAACAACTTAAAATTGCCTACAGAATGCTCGTCCGATACCTTTCCTCAAAATATCTGA
- a CDS encoding KpsF/GutQ family sugar-phosphate isomerase encodes MLQAIIKSTTVQDIAKEVLDIEANSIIELKSRINSNIEKAIDLIIKSKGRVIVTGMGKSGHIARKVAATLSSTGTPAYFLHPAESTHGDSGIITRDDVVIAMSNSGETSELLNLLPLIKRFEVPLISLVGKTKSTLALKSDVVFDISVEKEACPLGKAPTASTTATLAMGDAIAICLLKKRGFSEEDFLLFHPSGALGKGILYNVQDLMIKDEKLPIVQENNSFINTIDLISTKKLGCAIVINQQGTMTGILTDGDIRRTLLKYHDVSDLKTKDVMTKNPKTIHHKDLAAKALAIMEKHAITSIAVCDDNNKPIGLVHIHDLLKAGVA; translated from the coding sequence ATGCTTCAAGCGATTATTAAATCAACAACTGTTCAAGATATAGCAAAAGAAGTTTTAGATATTGAAGCTAATTCAATCATAGAGCTCAAATCGAGAATAAATTCAAATATTGAAAAGGCAATAGACCTAATTATAAAATCTAAAGGCAGAGTAATTGTTACAGGAATGGGCAAGTCTGGTCATATAGCAAGAAAAGTAGCGGCTACTTTATCTTCAACAGGTACACCCGCTTACTTTTTGCACCCAGCTGAAAGCACCCACGGGGACTCAGGGATTATAACAAGAGATGATGTAGTTATCGCAATGTCAAACAGCGGCGAAACTTCTGAATTATTAAACCTCTTACCGTTGATAAAAAGATTTGAAGTTCCTTTAATAAGCTTAGTGGGAAAAACGAAATCAACACTTGCACTAAAAAGTGACGTGGTTTTTGATATATCTGTAGAAAAAGAAGCATGCCCGCTTGGCAAAGCTCCTACAGCAAGTACAACAGCAACCCTTGCAATGGGTGACGCTATTGCAATTTGTCTTTTGAAAAAACGTGGATTCTCAGAAGAAGACTTCTTGCTTTTCCACCCATCCGGTGCTTTGGGTAAAGGTATTTTATACAATGTTCAAGACTTAATGATTAAAGATGAAAAATTGCCTATCGTTCAAGAAAATAATTCGTTCATAAATACTATTGATTTGATTTCTACTAAAAAATTAGGATGTGCAATTGTAATAAATCAACAAGGTACAATGACAGGAATTCTTACAGATGGTGACATAAGAAGGACTTTGTTGAAATATCACGATGTATCAGATTTAAAAACAAAAGATGTGATGACTAAAAACCCTAAAACAATTCACCACAAAGATTTAGCAGCAAAAGCTCTTGCAATAATGGAAAAACACGCTATTACATCTATTGCCGTTTGTGACGACAACAACAAACCAATAGGACTTGTGCATATTCACGATTTATTAAAAGCAGGAGTTGCTTAA
- a CDS encoding HAD-IIIA family hydrolase, with protein sequence MTNTDLLYRANKIKLIAFDVDGVMTDGGIIFDENGLEYKTFNAKDGQGIVMLNKSGFKTAIITARNTKTVEIRATMLGIHKICQGRKNKLETLEEIAKEFNIDFEEIAYMGDDLPDLKVLQVVGLPSCPNDAVEEVKEASLFIAPRDGGKGAVRDLCDLIYKATKR encoded by the coding sequence ATGACAAACACAGATTTATTATATAGAGCAAACAAAATCAAATTAATAGCTTTTGATGTAGACGGCGTTATGACTGATGGTGGTATCATTTTTGACGAAAACGGGCTTGAATATAAAACCTTCAACGCTAAAGACGGTCAAGGTATAGTAATGTTAAACAAATCAGGTTTCAAAACCGCAATCATTACAGCCAGAAACACAAAAACGGTGGAAATCAGAGCCACAATGCTTGGAATACACAAAATATGCCAAGGAAGAAAAAACAAACTCGAAACCCTTGAAGAAATTGCAAAAGAATTCAATATAGACTTTGAAGAAATAGCCTATATGGGTGACGACCTTCCCGACTTAAAAGTTTTACAAGTTGTCGGTTTACCTAGTTGCCCGAATGACGCAGTAGAAGAAGTCAAAGAAGCCTCACTGTTTATTGCCCCTCGAGATGGTGGCAAAGGTGCAGTCCGTGACCTATGCGATTTGATTTATAAAGCAACTAAAAGATAA
- a CDS encoding type II secretion system protein, which yields MKKAFTLAEVLITLVIIGVIAAMTIPSLLNNTNKEETKTAVKKAYSALSQAITQHYALTGQTYFDLLKECDYESDCMYQNFFSKRMNIVSSTNDSQAYSYGDVIFYTSDGMAYSIDWDYISVDINGDKKPNEYTDSWQTLKDGYGFRINGVYDDNGHRVAEKVDGYPPVMAIISGRDCSQTPHDCDMCESCLDE from the coding sequence ATGAAAAAGGCTTTTACTCTTGCAGAAGTTTTGATTACGTTAGTTATAATAGGCGTTATTGCTGCGATGACAATACCTTCATTGTTGAATAATACAAATAAAGAAGAAACCAAGACTGCTGTAAAAAAAGCGTATTCTGCTTTGTCACAAGCTATTACACAACATTATGCTCTAACGGGGCAAACTTATTTTGATTTACTTAAAGAATGTGATTATGAGTCTGATTGTATGTATCAAAACTTCTTTTCAAAAAGAATGAATATAGTATCTTCAACAAACGATTCACAAGCCTACTCATATGGGGATGTTATATTTTATACATCAGACGGAATGGCATATTCTATAGACTGGGATTATATATCTGTAGATATAAATGGTGACAAAAAGCCAAATGAGTATACAGACTCCTGGCAAACACTTAAAGACGGGTATGGATTTCGCATTAATGGAGTTTATGATGATAATGGACACCGCGTAGCTGAAAAAGTCGATGGATATCCGCCCGTGATGGCGATTATATCAGGCAGAGACTGCTCTCAAACTCCCCATGATTGTGATATGTGCGAAAGTTGTCTCGACGAATAA
- a CDS encoding helix-turn-helix transcriptional regulator yields MCKDTKKINELYYKLGQNIKQYRKEKNISQEKLAFSINTARNYIGCIERGEKRPSLATIYKITLVLKISLTELFKDIG; encoded by the coding sequence ATGTGTAAAGATACAAAGAAAATTAATGAATTATATTATAAACTCGGGCAAAATATAAAACAATATCGAAAAGAAAAGAATATTTCTCAAGAAAAACTCGCATTTTCAATAAACACCGCCAGAAACTATATCGGCTGTATTGAGCGAGGCGAGAAACGCCCCAGCTTGGCGACGATTTATAAAATAACTCTAGTGCTTAAGATTTCGCTAACTGAATTATTTAAGGATATAGGGTAA
- a CDS encoding HEAT repeat domain-containing protein, which produces MTISVNSRKKQAKKSFDDLLNDLRTSNSEKVRYNAARILGEMGDSAAVEPLIDVLKNDKNGSVRLYAARALGELGDIAATMPLLESLKEDRNVDVRVRAARALGRLGGKEVVVPLVEALNDENPQVCITATDALIEIGDVATDALIESLDHEKVNVRCDATRALGEIGNPKAVEKIITMLKDEWVNVRIYAVTSLGKLSDTKAVPALIEVMQNTQENDLVRAGAAAALGVLRDQRALMPLRELIMAAEELGELEDTALKSFKKIMAANWQSVPGASQKKVGV; this is translated from the coding sequence ATGACAATTAGTGTGAATTCAAGAAAGAAACAAGCTAAAAAATCATTTGATGACTTATTGAATGACTTGAGAACAAGTAATTCTGAAAAAGTTAGATATAATGCAGCTAGAATCTTGGGCGAAATGGGCGACTCTGCCGCTGTTGAGCCTTTGATTGATGTGTTAAAAAATGATAAAAACGGCTCTGTCCGTTTGTATGCCGCAAGAGCCCTTGGTGAACTCGGTGATATCGCTGCTACTATGCCATTACTTGAGTCTTTGAAAGAAGACCGAAACGTAGATGTTCGTGTCCGTGCTGCTCGTGCTTTAGGCCGATTGGGCGGAAAAGAAGTCGTTGTTCCTTTGGTTGAGGCTTTGAATGATGAAAATCCTCAAGTTTGTATTACTGCTACTGATGCGTTGATTGAAATTGGTGATGTTGCTACAGATGCACTTATTGAATCACTTGATCACGAAAAAGTTAATGTCCGTTGCGATGCAACAAGAGCTTTGGGTGAAATCGGTAATCCAAAAGCCGTTGAAAAAATTATTACTATGCTTAAAGATGAATGGGTAAATGTCAGAATTTACGCTGTTACATCTCTTGGCAAATTGAGCGATACAAAAGCTGTTCCTGCATTGATTGAGGTTATGCAAAATACTCAAGAAAATGATTTGGTAAGAGCCGGTGCCGCTGCTGCTTTAGGCGTTCTTAGAGATCAAAGAGCTTTGATGCCTTTAAGAGAATTGATTATGGCTGCTGAAGAACTTGGTGAGCTTGAAGATACAGCTTTGAAATCTTTCAAAAAAATCATGGCTGCTAATTGGCAATCAGTTCCAGGGGCTTCTCAAAAGAAAGTCGGCGTTTAA
- a CDS encoding prenyltransferase, with amino-acid sequence MNKILNEIKFWWNASRGYTTPVTIMSWSVPFIFALSEGGNIFFGILALIGILSVHLGVNLFDDIVDYYFEKYKTKKGLQNTINFQKGKCKYIIDGHATYRIILLITFCLFALGGLIGLFFVWKCGLPVLYIMLITAFLCVLYPLVTYIGLGEIIVGTVYAPLLYSGVYFVMTKSFSVEILLVSISTGLLTIGLLNAHTFMDFDFDKRNRKITLCTIAKTKHNAVKTEGAIFILAMLNIIILVSIGKLPPIMLLTLGTIPLMITLYELLYRHIENPNIYIKAKFWMGPIENWNEIVKNKNEGFMQKFLLARNVMFIFTLLLCIAKIIEEIRKCI; translated from the coding sequence ATGAACAAAATTTTAAATGAAATAAAATTTTGGTGGAACGCCTCAAGGGGCTATACAACGCCTGTAACAATCATGTCATGGAGTGTGCCTTTTATTTTTGCACTTAGTGAGGGCGGTAACATATTTTTTGGAATTTTGGCACTTATTGGAATTTTGTCTGTTCACCTCGGCGTAAATCTTTTTGATGATATTGTTGATTATTATTTTGAAAAATACAAAACAAAAAAAGGTTTGCAAAACACTATTAATTTTCAAAAGGGGAAATGCAAATATATTATAGATGGACACGCCACCTATAGAATTATTCTGTTGATTACATTCTGCTTATTCGCTCTTGGCGGGCTGATAGGGCTGTTTTTTGTTTGGAAGTGTGGATTGCCGGTATTATACATAATGCTAATTACCGCTTTTTTGTGTGTTTTATACCCGTTAGTTACATATATTGGACTGGGGGAAATTATTGTCGGAACAGTCTACGCACCACTTTTATATAGCGGCGTTTATTTTGTTATGACAAAATCGTTTTCCGTTGAAATACTACTTGTTTCAATATCAACAGGACTTTTAACTATAGGATTATTAAACGCACACACATTTATGGATTTTGATTTCGATAAAAGAAACCGAAAAATCACGCTTTGCACCATTGCTAAAACCAAACACAATGCGGTCAAAACAGAAGGTGCCATTTTTATATTAGCAATGTTAAATATAATTATATTAGTATCGATAGGGAAATTACCCCCTATTATGTTGCTAACACTGGGGACAATACCTTTAATGATAACCCTTTACGAACTTTTGTATCGACACATAGAAAACCCTAATATCTATATAAAGGCAAAATTTTGGATGGGACCCATTGAAAATTGGAACGAAATAGTTAAAAATAAAAACGAAGGTTTTATGCAAAAATTTTTACTTGCACGAAACGTCATGTTTATATTTACGTTATTGTTGTGCATAGCAAAAATAATAGAAGAAATCAGGAAATGTATATAA
- a CDS encoding ribbon-helix-helix domain-containing protein, translated as MARVLISMPEEFLSKIDSVADNENRSRSELIREALRTYIHKQKVRENSLAMKNANILEALLD; from the coding sequence ATGGCTAGAGTTTTAATTTCAATGCCCGAAGAATTTTTATCAAAAATCGATTCAGTTGCTGACAACGAAAATCGTTCAAGAAGCGAATTAATTCGTGAAGCTTTGAGAACTTATATACACAAACAAAAAGTTAGAGAAAATTCATTAGCTATGAAAAATGCAAATATTTTGGAAGCTCTCTTAGATTAG
- a CDS encoding Hsp20/alpha crystallin family protein gives MKYLIKKPDTFLNALNDDINSILHKSFDNMFPEYIFQKELSGIAMPIDVQEFEDSYKLKVELPGIKKDDINVDITKNSVTIDAEKQTEKEEQDKKKKYHKSEFRYGKYSRTIYFPEEINVSDTKAKLKNGILNICLPKLEKEEHKKSKLEIEDK, from the coding sequence ATGAAATACCTGATTAAAAAACCCGACACCTTTTTAAACGCCCTCAACGATGATATAAACTCCATTCTTCACAAGAGTTTTGACAATATGTTCCCTGAATATATTTTCCAAAAGGAATTAAGCGGAATAGCTATGCCCATTGACGTTCAAGAATTTGAAGACTCTTATAAACTAAAAGTTGAACTTCCCGGCATTAAAAAAGACGATATCAATGTTGATATCACAAAAAACTCTGTAACCATTGATGCAGAAAAACAAACAGAAAAAGAAGAACAAGACAAAAAGAAAAAATATCATAAATCTGAATTTCGCTACGGGAAATATTCAAGAACCATCTACTTCCCTGAAGAAATAAATGTTTCAGATACAAAAGCAAAATTAAAAAACGGCATACTAAATATTTGCCTTCCCAAACTTGAAAAAGAAGAACACAAAAAAAGCAAGCTTGAAATTGAAGATAAATAA
- a CDS encoding FAD-dependent oxidoreductase, whose product MTKKIVIIGGGAAGPKAAAKLRRENPDYIIDLFTDEDIISYSACGLPYFIEGIIDDINKLIVRTPEQFEKQNIHIHLNKKCIKVEPQKRHVLIKNLKTETEKTVNYDILVLATGARPFIPPIENIALKNVFSLRKLSDGINIKNAMLNSKKVTIIGGGYISIELIEAFVANHLEVTVIEPNKYIMNTFDPEISQIIQNHVLQMTKGQVYILNEDRAVKFEGKNGIVKQVITQKGKAINTDMVVIAAGVVPNTEFLNGTDLKKGCYNTIWVNNHLKTSASAIFAAGDCVEKTNQITKNPCWIPLGSIANKEGRCAALNISDNDCSFEGVLGSAVSRFFSFTMSQTGVTEKEAKAKGYEVVTATVTKKDKAGYMPDVENITLKLVVDKSSRLIFGAQAIGCGEANQRINTVSSAIGNGTRIDNFLNLDLPYSPPYSPAIDPLLNAAQIIFDKLESNKECS is encoded by the coding sequence ATGACAAAAAAAATAGTAATAATCGGTGGTGGTGCAGCGGGACCGAAAGCAGCCGCAAAACTTCGCCGTGAAAACCCTGATTATATTATAGATTTATTTACAGATGAAGACATTATATCTTATTCTGCGTGTGGCTTACCTTATTTTATCGAAGGCATAATTGACGATATAAACAAACTCATCGTCAGAACTCCTGAACAATTTGAAAAACAAAATATACATATCCACCTGAACAAAAAATGTATAAAAGTTGAACCGCAAAAAAGACATGTACTTATAAAAAATTTAAAAACAGAAACAGAAAAAACTGTAAATTATGATATTTTGGTGTTGGCAACAGGTGCAAGACCATTTATTCCTCCTATTGAAAATATAGCTTTGAAAAATGTCTTTTCTCTAAGAAAGCTTTCTGATGGGATAAATATCAAAAACGCAATGCTTAACTCAAAAAAAGTCACGATTATCGGGGGGGGATATATTTCTATTGAACTCATAGAAGCCTTTGTGGCAAACCACCTTGAAGTGACAGTTATAGAGCCAAACAAATACATTATGAATACTTTTGACCCTGAGATTTCTCAGATTATACAAAATCATGTACTTCAAATGACAAAAGGACAAGTTTATATACTAAACGAAGATAGAGCGGTAAAATTTGAAGGAAAAAATGGAATTGTAAAACAGGTTATCACACAAAAGGGTAAAGCGATAAACACTGATATGGTAGTTATTGCAGCAGGGGTTGTTCCGAACACGGAATTTTTAAATGGCACAGACCTCAAAAAAGGCTGCTACAACACAATCTGGGTAAACAATCACCTTAAAACAAGTGCATCTGCAATATTTGCAGCAGGTGACTGCGTTGAAAAGACCAATCAAATAACAAAAAACCCATGTTGGATACCGTTGGGCTCTATAGCCAATAAAGAAGGACGTTGTGCTGCACTCAATATTTCTGATAATGACTGCTCGTTTGAAGGTGTTCTTGGCTCTGCAGTAAGCAGATTTTTTTCATTCACAATGTCCCAAACCGGTGTAACAGAAAAAGAAGCCAAAGCAAAAGGGTATGAAGTTGTAACAGCTACTGTCACAAAAAAAGACAAAGCAGGCTACATGCCTGACGTAGAGAACATCACATTAAAACTGGTGGTAGACAAGAGTTCACGATTAATATTCGGAGCACAAGCGATAGGTTGTGGAGAAGCGAATCAGAGAATAAACACTGTCAGCTCAGCCATCGGGAACGGGACAAGAATAGATAATTTTCTCAATTTAGACCTTCCATATTCCCCACCGTATTCACCAGCTATAGATCCATTGTTAAACGCCGCTCAAATCATTTTTGACAAGCTTGAAAGTAATAAAGAATGCAGTTAA